The Streptomyces sp. NBC_00306 sequence GACCCGACGGGCGAGCGAGTCCCCCACGGCGGCGAAGGCCTCGTCGGCGAGGTGCGGCATGGTGAGCACGGTCGGGCCGGTGTCGATCGCATAGCCGCCCATGTCGGCCCGTCCCGCCCTGCCGCCCGGCTCGGGCGCCCGTTCCACCACCGTCACGCTGCGGCCCGCGCCGAGCAGATGCAGCGCCGCCGCCAGCCCCGCCAGACCGGCTCCGACGACGACCACATGGTCCGTGGGCCCGGGTACGGTCCTCATGCCCGCTCTCCGGTCCGGTTGGGCTGTACGCCGGCGGCCCTGCCGACGAGGCCGGTGAGTTCGCCGACGATGTGCGGCTCGCTGTCCAGGGACTCGAGGTGGCGGACACTCAGCTCCACCAGGCGGTGGATCTTCTCCTCGACGACGGCGGGGGCGCCGGTCGACTCGATGGCCTGCCGCAGCCGGTCCACCGCGTCGTCGGTGAGTGACCGCCCCTCGCCCCTGGGGTTCAGCGCGTCGGCGACGTCCTTGCGGCCGCCGGTGGCGGCCAGATGCACGGCCACGGCGCGGAGGTAGGTGGCCTTCCCCTCGCGCAGGTCGTCACCCGAGGGTTTGCCGGTGCTCGCGGGGTCACCGAAGGCGCCGATGAGGTCGTCCCGGAGCTGGAAGGCGATGCCCGCGCAGCGCCCGGCGGACCGCAACGCGTCGGTGGTGCGGTCGTCGGCCCCTGCCAGGGCGGCGCCGAGCGCCAGCGGACGCTCGACCGTGTAGAGCGCGCTCTTGAGACCCGCGATGCGTACGGCTTCGACCACCGAGGAGGATCCGGTGGCCTGGGCGTGCATGTCGAGGTACTGGCCGGCGACGAGCTCCGTGCGCATCGCCTGCCACTCCCGGTGGACGCGCGGCCCCTGAGGGGACATCAGCGCGGTGGAGGTCATCAGATCGTCGGCCCACGACAGCGCCAGGTCTCCGGCGAGGATCGCGGCGGCGGTCCCGAAGGCGGCGCTCGATCCGCGCATTCCCTTCGTGGTGTGTGCCTGGGCGAAGGCGGCGTGCACGGCGGGTGCTCCACGGCGCACGGGTGACTCGTCCATGACGTCGTCATGGACGAGGGCACACCCCTGGATCAGTTCGATGGCGGCTCCGAGCCGCAGTGCCGCCTCCGCCTCCTCGCCGTCGGTGGTGCCTCCGGAGGCACGCCAGCCCCACCACAGGAAGCCCGCCCGCAATCGTTTGCCACCTCGTATGACGAACTGGGCGAGCTGTTCGGCGACATCGGCGGCGAATCGTGCGTCGACCCGGGAGGCCTCGTGCACACGCTCGCGTACGTACCGGCCGAGGACCTGCTCGACGGCGGCGGTGACGTCCCGGTCGACGTGCGGGCCCGCTGTCGGTGGGGTGCCGGTCTGCGGGCGGCCGGTGAGGATGCCCGTGCCGTTCTGCATCACCTGCGTACCGAGCATGCACGCCGCCTTCGTTCAACGGGGAGGTGTCACCGGACATCCACTCTTCGGTCGACAGACCGGGTTCGGATGCGGTGATCTCTGCCCGTTCGGCGGAGAAATCGTGGGGTGTTCGCCCCTTTGGCGGCGTGGAAACACGTCTGCCGGAGCCCGGTGGGGCTCCGGCAGACGCGGGGCGGAAGGTCAGGTTTCCGCCCGTGCTCCCGCCGCCGTGAGCAGGGCGAGGGGGGTCGCCGCCGCCCACGCCTGGGGGGAGCACGCATGGGGGTAGGGGACGGGTCCCTCGTCCTCCTGCCGGGTGTGGCCGGCGATCACTTCCGGCAGCCGGTCGCCGTGGCGGGCCGCGGCCTCGACGAGCGCGGCGGTCACGGCTGCGGCTTCGGCGTGCAGGCCGTGCCGCGCCAGGCCGAGGGTGATCACGGCGTTGTCGTGCGGCCAGATGCTGCCGCGGTGGTAGGACAGCGGGTGGTGCGGGGCCTGGCCCGCGGCGAGCGTACGGATGCCCCAGCCGGTGAAGAAGTCGGGCTCCAGCAGCCGTCGGCCGACGGCTTGTGCGTGGACGTCGTCGAGGATGCCGGACCACAGCAGATGGCCGGCGTCCGAGGCGAGGGCGTCGACCTGGCGTCCCGAGCCGTCGAGGGCGAGGGCGTAGAAGGTCTGCTCCGGCATCCAGAAGTCGGCGTGGAAACGCTCGCGCAGGGCCTTGGCGTGGGCGTCGAGCTCGTCCGCCCACGCGGGGTCGTCCCAGACGGTGCGGGCCAGCTGTGCCGATCGGCGCAGGGCGTCGTAGGCGTAGCCCTGTGCCTCGGCGACGGCGATGCTGCCCGTCGCCTGGGTGCCGTCGGTGAAGCAGACCGCTCCCTCGGAGTCCTTCCAGTTCTGGTTGAGCAGACCGTGGGTGTCGGCCTCGTAGGTGAGGTAGCCGCGCTCGTCGAGGCCGCCGTCGGCGAACATCCAGCCGACCGCCGCGCGGGCGTGGGGCTCCAGCTGCCGGGCGAGGGAGGGGTCACCGGTCTGTTCGGCGTGGGCGCCGAGCAGGGTGAGGAACAGGGGGGTGCTGTCCACCGATCCGTAGTACCGGCCGTAGGGCACCTGCCGGAAGTGGGCCAGTTCGCCGAGGCGGATCTCGTGCACGATCTTCCCTGGCTGGGCGATGCGTGCCGGGTCGTACTCGATCGCCTGGGTGGCCGCGAGAGCGCGCAGGGTGGCCTCCGCCAGCTCCGGCCGGTAGGGCAGCGCGAAGTGCGAGGTCAGCAACGAGTCGCGGCCGAAGAGGGTGAGGAACCACGGCACGCCGGCGCCGGGTACCAGGAGGTCTTCGCCGTCCGGCCCGACGGCCGGGACGCGCAGCCGGGCGAGGTCGCGCAGGCCCTGCTCGCAGGCACGGACGAGGTCGTCGGAGACGTCCCGTACCGGGAGCGGGGACTCGTCGGTGAACTCGTCCCTCTCACGCCGGATCAGCGCGAGGACCGAGCGGACGTCCGGCGGCCCGGCGGGACGCGGGTCGGCACCGCCGGCAAGGGCGGTGACCTTGACGGTGATCTCCGCCGTGCCGTGCGGAGAGAGCCGGACGCGCCAGGCAAGGGTTCTGAGCGTGCCCCGGGATGCCGGGGTCACGGCGGGCTCCGGTTCGGCGGTGACCGTGGTGTCCGCCTGCCACTCCTCGCGGTGGTACGCGAAGCGGGTGCCGTCCGCCGAGTCCGAGACGGTGATGTGGGCGCCGGCCTTGTCGTAGATCCGGCGGTCGCTGCGCAGTTCGAACTGGTCGGCGAAGTCCGCGTCGGCATCGATGGCGACGATGACCGTGATCTCGCGCGCGGTGTTGTTGCTGAGCCGCAGGTTCTCGGTCAACCGGCCGTGGAACAGGGCCTGTCGGCGGTGCAGCGTCCATGGCGACGGTTCGTCGCGGGTTGCTGCCGCGGTGAGCACGGCGGCTGCTCCCCCGTCGCCGTACGCCGGCACGAGGACGGTCGGCTCGGTGCCGTCCACCGTGAGGCGCCAGTGGCTGAGATGGCGGGCGTCGCGGACGAACAGTCCGTCGGGTGAGGTGCCGCGGGTACCGGAGATGTCCCCGCCGCCGCTGAGGGCGGCGAACGTGCCGGCGTGCACGAGCAGCTGAGGTGCCGTCATCGTGTCCCTCCCCCACAGTCGACGTCGGCCAGCAGGTCGAGGACGACGGCGGCGGTCCAGCTGAAGTCGGTGGTCCCCCGGGCCTGGCCGGTGTACGGGTCGACGTACTCGGCGAAGCCGGAGTCCGCACCGGCCGTGAGGACGGCCTGCCGCAGGGTGTCGGCGCAGTCCGCGGTGCCGTAGTGACGGAGTCCGCGTTCCAGCACCCAGTTGATGTTGAACCAGGCGGGTCCGCGCCAGTAGCGCGAGGGGTCGAAGGCGTGGCCGCGCAGGTCGTAGCTGGGGGTGAGGGCGGTGGTCGAGCCCAGTCCGAAGTGCTCACCGGCCGCGGTACGCAGCAGGGCCCGGGCGATGTCGTCGGGGAGGCCGGGAACGGCGAGCGGCAGAAGGCCCGTGACGCTCTTCTCCTCGATGGCCCTCCCGGCCCGTACGTCGTGGCAGAGGAAGAGACCCGCGTCGTCGTCCCACAGCCGCTCCACCAGGGCGTCGGTGAGCCGGCGGGCCCGGGCCCGGTGGGACTCGGCGTCGTGTCCGAGAGCCTGGGCGATGTCGGCGAGTGCGTACTCGGACAGGATCAGCAGGGCGTTGAACCCGGGGTCCTCGACGACGAAGGAGTGCTCGGTGCCGGCGTCGCGGTAGCCGTGGTCGCGGTAGTCGCCGGCCAGACGGACATAACGTCCGTAGTCCAGGTCCGTGGGCCGGTCGGCGGCGTCGCCGTGGGTGAGGTCGGCGCGGCGGAACGAGGCGGCGGGGGCGGGCTCGACGCGTGCGAGGGGCTCGTCCCAGCAGGGGCTGTTGTCCATGCCCGGCTCCCACGGGTGCAGGACGGCCGCCAGTCCCCGGCCACCGAAGTCGCGGTGGTGGGTGAGGTAGTGGTGCCAGGCGACGAGCCGTGGGTAGAGCCGTTCGAGGAAGCCGCGCCGCCGGGAGGTCTCGGGGTCGCTCTCGTGGACGAGCGCGGCCGCGAGCGCGTGGACGGGCGGCTGGACGATCCCGGAGGTCTCGATGCCGGCCGGTGCGCCCGCGGCCCTGCCCGCCGACGTCGACTGCCAGAAGTCGGGGCTCGGGAAGTAGGCGTCGAGCGGCACCGCCGGGTTGAACACGATGTGGGGAATGCGTCCGTCGGCCCACTGCCCGCCGAGCAGGGTCTCCAGTTCGCGCTGTGCGCGGCGCGGTGAGAGATGGCGCAGCCCGATGGCGATGAAGGCGGAGTCCCAGCTCCACTGGTGCGGATAGAGGGTGTGGGACGGCACGGTGGACGCGCCGGTCCAGTTGGTCAGCAGTACCCGGGCGGCCTCCCGCTGCACGCTGCGGTGGTCGCGGACGGCGCTCGGGGCGTCGGCGAGGGCGATCGTCATGCTCCCGACCTGCGCAGGAAGCCGGGAATGGAACGGACCGCGGCGACCGGGTCGCCGGTGAGACGGCATTCGGCGGCGAGGTACCCGTCGTAGCCGATGGCGTGCAGCGCGGAGAGCCAGGCCGGCCAGTCGAGGTGTCCGGCGCCGGGCTGGAACCGGTTGGAGTCGCTGACCTGGGCGTGTCCGATGTACGGGGCGGCCGCGAGGATCGAGGCGGCGGGGTCGGCCTCCTCGATGTTCATGTGGTAGCTGTCGATGCCGATCCTCACCGAGTCCAGGCCGACGGCGCGGATCAGTTCCACGGCCTGGTCGAGGCGGTTGACCATGTGGTCCTCGTACCGGTTGAGAGGTTCGAGGTAGAGGGTCACACCTTCGCGCCGGGCGTGCTCGCCCAGTTCGGTGAGGCCCTCGAGCAGGACGGCGCGCTCCTCGTCCTCGCCGCGGGGCGGCTCGAAGGGAGGCAGCCGGCGGGAGAACATGCCGTACGAGGCGGGCGTCTGGGCACCGGTGCCGCCCAGTTCGCCGATGACGGACAGCTGGGACTTCATCTGGTCGATCGCGTCGCGGCGCAGGTCCGCGTCGAACGCCCCGAAGAAGTGCAGCATGTCGACGCACACCGTGGGCATGACGACGCCGTCCTTGAGGGCGGCGCGCAGTTCGGGGAGCCGGCCCTCGAAGTGGCGGTCCCCCTTGCCGCGCAGCTCGATCGCGTCGTAGCCCGCGGCCTGGGCGAAGTCCCACTTCTCCTGGAGGGTGTCGCCGGGCAGCAGTTGTTCCTGGCAAGCGGTCTTGAGCATGGGTGGATGGCCTTTCAGAATGCCAGGACGACCTGGAGCGCTTCGGCGGGTCGCTCGTCGAGCAGGTGGTAGGCGTCGGCGGCTTCCTCGACGGGCACGACATGGCTGACGAGGGACCGGACGTCGACCTGCCCGGAGGCGACCAGGGCGAGGAAGGTCTGCTGCAGGCGCTCGACGCTCCAGCGGGCGGACAACTGCGGTGGTACGCCGCCGATCTGGGAGCAGATCAGCTGGACGCGGTTGTGGTGGAACTCGTCGCCGAGCCTCAGTCCCACGCCGTCTCCCTGGTAGAAGCCGGAGGCGACGACCCGGCCGTCGACGGCGACGGACCGCAGGGCCTCGTGGAGGGCGGGGTAGACGCCGCTGATCTCGATCGCGGTGTCGGCGCCACGGCCGCCGGTGGCTTCGCGGATGCGCTCGGCGACGGCATCGGTACGGGCGTTGAGCGTGTGGACCGCTCCGTACTCCTTGGCGGTGGCGAGCCGGCTGTCGAGGGCGTCGACCGCGGTGACGCGTGCGCCGTTCAGATGCGCGAGGCGGGTGGCGAGGAGTCCGATGACGCCCTGGCCGAAGACGGCGACGTCCTCGCCGAGGTGGATGTCGCTGGAGAGGACCGCGTTGTAGGCGATGGCACCGACGCGGGCGAACGCGCCGGCCAGGGGGTCCAGCCCGTCGGGCAGGGTGTGGCCGCGCATGCGCTCTGCGGGGACGATGCCTTCGCTGCGGTGGCCCCAGATGCCCCAGACCAGGTCACCGACGACGGGCAGGCCGGGAGTGCCGACGAGCTCGGGCGAGACCTCGGTGACCTCGCCGACCTCGGAGTAGCCCCAGCCCGCGACGGGGTATTCGATCCCGGCCGCTCCGTCGCGGAAGAGGCGCGCCTCGGGGTCCCAGGTGCGGGTGAGGTAGGGGTTCGTGCCCCGGTAGGCCGTGAGCTCGGTGCCGGCCGAGATGCCGGAGTAGCGGGTGCGGACCCGTAGATGGCCGGGGGGCAGCGCGGCACCGGCGTGCTCGGCGACGTCGACCTGGCGAGGGCCGGTGAACTGGACAACACGTTCCACGAGGGGCTCCGAGGGGTTGGACTCTCCACTTAGGTCGAAGATATCCCAGGCTTATGTCTTGTCAACACGCAAAAGTGATGCTGAGATGCTTCCGAACTCGACATAAGCACGGTGAGGACATCACATGCTCAAGTGGATCCGTCGGTCAAAGGCGACGGCGGCGGGCCTGGCCGCGATCGTGGGCCTCGGCGGCCTCGCCGGCTGCGCCGACCCCGGCGACGCGGCCCGGCCGGACAACAGGATCACCGTGTGGTCCCAGGAGAACCTTCCTCCGCGGATGGCGGCGACCAACAAGATCATCGACCGGTTCGAGAAGCAGACCGGGATCAAGGTCGACCTCGTCGGCGTGGACGAGGGCCAGCTGCCGCAGCTGATCATGTCGGCGGCCGCCGCCGGCAAGCTGCCCGATGTCATCGGCGCGGTCCCCATGGGCCAGGTCTGGCAGATGTACAGCAACAAACTGCTGAACACGCAGGTCAGCCGCGAGATCGTCGACAGCCTCGGTACGAAGACGTTCAATGCGAACGCCCTGCGGCTCACCTCGGAGGGCAACACGCAGCTGGCCGTCCCCTCCGACGCCTGGCTGCAGCTCCTCGTCTACCGCAAGGACCTGCTCGCCCAGGCCGGACTGCCGGTCCCCGACACGTACGACAAGCTGCTCCAGGCCGCCAAGGGACTCGACACGAAGGGCCGCGACGGGATCTCGGTCGCCACCGACCCGGGCGATGTCTTCACCCAGCAGAGCTTCGAGAACCTCGCCCTCGCCAACGGCTGCCGTCTCGTCGACGAGCAGGGAGAGGTGCGGCTGGACTCACCGGCCTGCAAGACCTCCTTCGATCTGTACGACAAGCTCGGCCGCACCTACGGAGCCCCCGGCACCCAGTCCGTCGACTCCACCCGGGCCAGCTACTTCTCGGGCACCTCGTCGATGATCGTCTGGTCCTCCTTCCTCCTCGACGAGCTGGCGGGACTGCGCGACGACGCACTGCCCAGCTGCTCCGCGTGCAAGAAGGACAAGGACTTCCTCTCGGACAACAGCGGCATCGTCACGGCGCTCAAGGGGCCCGACGGCGCCGAGCCCGCCCAGTTCGGCGAGGTCACGTCCTGGGCGGTCACCCGGACCGCGGAGACGGCTGCCTCCAAGAAGTTCGTCGAGTACATGATGAACAGCGGCTACGAGGACTGGATCGGCATGGCGCCCGAGGGCAAGATCCCCGTCCGCCCGGGCACCGCCGACGACCCGGACCGCTACGAGCGCGCCTGGCGTGCGAGCGAGGTCGGCGTCGACACCCGCAAGCCCATGAACGAGGTGTACTCCGCGGCGCTGCTGGACCAACTGACCCAGGGCGTCGGCGACATGAAGCGCTGGGGCATCACCGAGGGCCAGGGCGCCCTGGTCGGCGCCACCAACGGCGAACTGCCCGTTCCCAAGGCGCTCGGCGCCATGACGAGCGGCCAGATCTCGCCGGGCGAGGCCGCCCGCGAGGCGGACGAAGAAGTCTCCGCCCTGCAGAAGTCCCTCCAGTAACCGCGGCCCCGCCGCCCCGTCGAGGATTGCCATGACCACTGCACCACCCGGCGCACCGAAGCGCCGCCATCTGACCTCCGGACAACGCCAGAACCGGGCCGGACTGGCCTTCGTCACCCCGACCTTCCTGGTCGTCCTGGTCGTCGTCATCATCCCGATCCTGTGGACCGTCCTGCTGGCCTTCCAGAACGCCAGGCTCGTCGACATCCAGAGCATGAGCCTGTTCGGCAACTGGACCCTGGACAACTTCAGCAAGATCTTCGGCTCCGCCGGATTCTGGACCAGCCTCAGCACCACACTGATCTACACCGTGGGAGCCACCGCCGGATCCGTGCTGCTCGGCCTGATCGCGGCGCTGGCCCTGCGCAAGCCCTTCCGCGGGCGAGGTGTGCTGCGCGGCTCGATGCTGCTGCCGTACGTCGCACCCGTCGTCGCCGTCGCCTTCGCCTGGGAGGTGGCGCTCAGCCCCCAGTACGGCATCGTCAACGAGTGGGGCTCGAAGCTCCTCGGCTGGGACGACCCGATCGCGTTCCTGTCCACCCGCTCGTACGAGCTGAACGTCCTCGGCGCGCACTTCGACATCCCCCTCGCGCTGCTGACCGTCATCGTCTTCGAGATATGGCGCTACTTCCCCTTCGCCTTCCTGTTCCTCCTGGCCAGGCTGCAAGCCGTCCCGGAGAGCCTGGAGGAAGCCGCCCGGGTGGACGGCGCCACCCCGACGCAGCGGTTCCGCCACATACTTCTGCCGCAGCTGATGCCCGTCATGGCACTGCTGTGCGTCCTGCGCTTCATCATGACGTTCAACAAGTTCGACGACGTCTATCTGCTCACCGGCGGCGGCTCCGGCACCGATGTCGTGGCCGTGCGTGTCTACGACTTCCTCACCGCCCGCTACGACGTCGGCGCGGCAGCTGCTCAGGCCCTGGTCCTGGCCGGCGTGCTGGTCGTCCTGCTCGGCATCTACTTCATGTTCTTCGCCAAGAGGGTCCAGGAGGAGGGGTCATGACCCGTACCCAGTTCGAGGAGAGACTGTTCGGAGTGCTGCGGTGGGTGACCATCGCCTTCCTGGCCGTCATCACCATCGTGCCCTTCTACTACATGCTCCTGCTGTCGGTGAAGCCGATCGACGCGCTGCTGCTGGATCCCGGCTCGCTGTGGGTTTCGGCGACGGACTTCACGCTCGACACCTACCGCGCGGTGCTGCGGCCGACCTCGGAGGGCGGCCAGGGATTCCTGCGCCTGCTGGGGAACTCGGCGGCGGTCTCCCTCGGAACGGTGCTGCTCACCCTCGCCGCCGCCGTGCCCGGCGCGTATGCGATCAGCCGGCTGAAGTTCTTCGGCAGCCGGCAGGTGGGCGCGATCTTCCTCGCCGTCTACCTCTTCCCGGCGACCCTGCTGGCCGTCCCGCTCTTCGTGATGTTCGCCAAGGTCGGGCTGTCCGGGAGCCTGCTGGGTCTCGCCATCGTCTACATCGCCCAGACGGTGCCCGTGTCGATCTACATGATGAAGAACTACTTCGTCACCATCCCGTACAGCATCGAGGAGGCGGCGGCGCTCGACGGCTGCACCCGCTTCCAGGCACTGCGCAAGGTGATCCTTCCGCTGGCGCTGCCGTCGCTGATGGCGACCGGGCTGTATGTCTTCATGATCGCGTGGAACGAGTTCCTCTTCGCGCTCCTCTTCCTGGCGGCGGACCCCGACGCCTGGACGGTTTCCCTCGGCCTGCAGCAGCTCGCCAACGGAATCGAGGTCCCGAAGACCGTCCTCATGGCAGGCTCCGTCGTGTTGACCATTCCCGTGGTGCTGTTGTTCTTCGCCGCGGAACGTTTGCTGACCGAGGGTCTGACCAGCGGCGCGGACAAGAGCTAGGAGTCGAGAACCATGCCGGCGAACCAGGCGAGTGCAGGCCATCTGCTGCAACTGATCCGCAGCGGACAGGCCACCACACGGGGCGAGCTCCAACTCGCCACGGGGCTCTCCCGATCCACCGTGGGCCACCGCCTCGACCAGCTCTTCGACGCGGGCTGGCTGTCCCACACCACAGGGACCTCGACCGGCGGACGCCCTTCGGTGCGCCTGGAGTTCGACTCCACGCACGCCGTGGTGCTCGCCGTCGACCTGGAGACCCGGCACGGTCGGGCCGCCGTCATCGACCTCTCGGGGCGGATCCTGGCCGAGCACACCGCACAACTGCTCATCGCCGACGGCCCCGACCTGGTCCTGGACACCGTCGCCTCCTGGTTCCCGGACCTGCTCACGCAGGCGGCCGTCGACGCGAGTGCGGTGTGCGGGATCGGGCTGTCGGTACCCGGTCCGGTCGACTGGGACACGGGGCGGGTCGTGCAGCCCCCGATCATGCCGGGATGGGACGAGTACCCGATCCGGTCACGGATGCAGGAGGCGTACGCCCGGCAGGTGAATGCGGCGGCACCCGTCCCGGTCCTCGTCGACAACGACGCCAACCTCATGGCGTACGCCGAGCAGCGCCACCACTACCCGGACTGCTCGGCGTTCGTCCTCGTCAAGGTCTCCACCGGTATCGGTGCCGGAGTCGTCGTCGGCGGTGAGCCCTACCGGGGCATCGACGGCGGCGCGGGCGACATCGGCCACATCCGGCTGCACGACCGCTCCGACGCGCTGTGCATGTGCGGTTCCTACGGCTGCCTCGCCGCCGTGGCCAGCGGCCGGGCCATCGCCGGGCAACTGGCCGCGGCGGGTGTCCCCACCTCCTCCGGCTCCGACGTGCGCACCCATCTCGCCGCCGGGCAGCCCGATGCCGTACGGCTGGCGCGTGAGGCGGGACAGCGCGTCGGCGAGGTGCTGGTGACCGTCGTGACCCTCCTCAACCCGGGCGTCCTCGTGCTCGCCGGCGACCTGGCCAGTACCCCGTTCCTCACCGGCGTCCGGGAACTCCTCTACCAGCGGGCCATGCCCCGCACCACCGCCCACCTCAACGTGGTCACCTCCCGCCTCGGCGAATACGCCGCCCTCAGCGGAGCCGCCGCGATGGTGGTGGAGCACCTCTACGCCCCCGAACTGGCCGACGCCCGCCTCCAGGCGGCGACCGGCTCGCCCTCCTGACCGTCTCCCCCACGCGTTTCGCGCTTTCCTCCCAGGAGCACCCGTGCAGCACGCCTCACCTTCGGACGACTCCCTCCCGGCCCCCGTGCGGGTCGGACTGGTCGGCGCCGGGCCCTGGGCCAGGGCGATGCATGCCCGGATGCTCGCCGCCGGCCCCGAGACGACGCTGCAAGCTGTCTGGGCACGGCGCCC is a genomic window containing:
- a CDS encoding zinc-dependent alcohol dehydrogenase translates to MERVVQFTGPRQVDVAEHAGAALPPGHLRVRTRYSGISAGTELTAYRGTNPYLTRTWDPEARLFRDGAAGIEYPVAGWGYSEVGEVTEVSPELVGTPGLPVVGDLVWGIWGHRSEGIVPAERMRGHTLPDGLDPLAGAFARVGAIAYNAVLSSDIHLGEDVAVFGQGVIGLLATRLAHLNGARVTAVDALDSRLATAKEYGAVHTLNARTDAVAERIREATGGRGADTAIEISGVYPALHEALRSVAVDGRVVASGFYQGDGVGLRLGDEFHHNRVQLICSQIGGVPPQLSARWSVERLQQTFLALVASGQVDVRSLVSHVVPVEEAADAYHLLDERPAEALQVVLAF
- a CDS encoding ROK family transcriptional regulator, encoding MPANQASAGHLLQLIRSGQATTRGELQLATGLSRSTVGHRLDQLFDAGWLSHTTGTSTGGRPSVRLEFDSTHAVVLAVDLETRHGRAAVIDLSGRILAEHTAQLLIADGPDLVLDTVASWFPDLLTQAAVDASAVCGIGLSVPGPVDWDTGRVVQPPIMPGWDEYPIRSRMQEAYARQVNAAAPVPVLVDNDANLMAYAEQRHHYPDCSAFVLVKVSTGIGAGVVVGGEPYRGIDGGAGDIGHIRLHDRSDALCMCGSYGCLAAVASGRAIAGQLAAAGVPTSSGSDVRTHLAAGQPDAVRLAREAGQRVGEVLVTVVTLLNPGVLVLAGDLASTPFLTGVRELLYQRAMPRTTAHLNVVTSRLGEYAALSGAAAMVVEHLYAPELADARLQAATGSPS
- a CDS encoding MGH1-like glycoside hydrolase domain-containing protein, whose protein sequence is MTIALADAPSAVRDHRSVQREAARVLLTNWTGASTVPSHTLYPHQWSWDSAFIAIGLRHLSPRRAQRELETLLGGQWADGRIPHIVFNPAVPLDAYFPSPDFWQSTSAGRAAGAPAGIETSGIVQPPVHALAAALVHESDPETSRRRGFLERLYPRLVAWHHYLTHHRDFGGRGLAAVLHPWEPGMDNSPCWDEPLARVEPAPAASFRRADLTHGDAADRPTDLDYGRYVRLAGDYRDHGYRDAGTEHSFVVEDPGFNALLILSEYALADIAQALGHDAESHRARARRLTDALVERLWDDDAGLFLCHDVRAGRAIEEKSVTGLLPLAVPGLPDDIARALLRTAAGEHFGLGSTTALTPSYDLRGHAFDPSRYWRGPAWFNINWVLERGLRHYGTADCADTLRQAVLTAGADSGFAEYVDPYTGQARGTTDFSWTAAVVLDLLADVDCGGGTR
- a CDS encoding glycogen debranching N-terminal domain-containing protein, with the translated sequence MTAPQLLVHAGTFAALSGGGDISGTRGTSPDGLFVRDARHLSHWRLTVDGTEPTVLVPAYGDGGAAAVLTAAATRDEPSPWTLHRRQALFHGRLTENLRLSNNTAREITVIVAIDADADFADQFELRSDRRIYDKAGAHITVSDSADGTRFAYHREEWQADTTVTAEPEPAVTPASRGTLRTLAWRVRLSPHGTAEITVKVTALAGGADPRPAGPPDVRSVLALIRRERDEFTDESPLPVRDVSDDLVRACEQGLRDLARLRVPAVGPDGEDLLVPGAGVPWFLTLFGRDSLLTSHFALPYRPELAEATLRALAATQAIEYDPARIAQPGKIVHEIRLGELAHFRQVPYGRYYGSVDSTPLFLTLLGAHAEQTGDPSLARQLEPHARAAVGWMFADGGLDERGYLTYEADTHGLLNQNWKDSEGAVCFTDGTQATGSIAVAEAQGYAYDALRRSAQLARTVWDDPAWADELDAHAKALRERFHADFWMPEQTFYALALDGSGRQVDALASDAGHLLWSGILDDVHAQAVGRRLLEPDFFTGWGIRTLAAGQAPHHPLSYHRGSIWPHDNAVITLGLARHGLHAEAAAVTAALVEAAARHGDRLPEVIAGHTRQEDEGPVPYPHACSPQAWAAATPLALLTAAGARAET
- a CDS encoding sugar phosphate isomerase/epimerase family protein, which encodes MLKTACQEQLLPGDTLQEKWDFAQAAGYDAIELRGKGDRHFEGRLPELRAALKDGVVMPTVCVDMLHFFGAFDADLRRDAIDQMKSQLSVIGELGGTGAQTPASYGMFSRRLPPFEPPRGEDEERAVLLEGLTELGEHARREGVTLYLEPLNRYEDHMVNRLDQAVELIRAVGLDSVRIGIDSYHMNIEEADPAASILAAAPYIGHAQVSDSNRFQPGAGHLDWPAWLSALHAIGYDGYLAAECRLTGDPVAAVRSIPGFLRRSGA
- a CDS encoding carbohydrate ABC transporter permease, yielding MTRTQFEERLFGVLRWVTIAFLAVITIVPFYYMLLLSVKPIDALLLDPGSLWVSATDFTLDTYRAVLRPTSEGGQGFLRLLGNSAAVSLGTVLLTLAAAVPGAYAISRLKFFGSRQVGAIFLAVYLFPATLLAVPLFVMFAKVGLSGSLLGLAIVYIAQTVPVSIYMMKNYFVTIPYSIEEAAALDGCTRFQALRKVILPLALPSLMATGLYVFMIAWNEFLFALLFLAADPDAWTVSLGLQQLANGIEVPKTVLMAGSVVLTIPVVLLFFAAERLLTEGLTSGADKS
- a CDS encoding ABC transporter substrate-binding protein; its protein translation is MLKWIRRSKATAAGLAAIVGLGGLAGCADPGDAARPDNRITVWSQENLPPRMAATNKIIDRFEKQTGIKVDLVGVDEGQLPQLIMSAAAAGKLPDVIGAVPMGQVWQMYSNKLLNTQVSREIVDSLGTKTFNANALRLTSEGNTQLAVPSDAWLQLLVYRKDLLAQAGLPVPDTYDKLLQAAKGLDTKGRDGISVATDPGDVFTQQSFENLALANGCRLVDEQGEVRLDSPACKTSFDLYDKLGRTYGAPGTQSVDSTRASYFSGTSSMIVWSSFLLDELAGLRDDALPSCSACKKDKDFLSDNSGIVTALKGPDGAEPAQFGEVTSWAVTRTAETAASKKFVEYMMNSGYEDWIGMAPEGKIPVRPGTADDPDRYERAWRASEVGVDTRKPMNEVYSAALLDQLTQGVGDMKRWGITEGQGALVGATNGELPVPKALGAMTSGQISPGEAAREADEEVSALQKSLQ
- a CDS encoding carbohydrate ABC transporter permease; its protein translation is MTTAPPGAPKRRHLTSGQRQNRAGLAFVTPTFLVVLVVVIIPILWTVLLAFQNARLVDIQSMSLFGNWTLDNFSKIFGSAGFWTSLSTTLIYTVGATAGSVLLGLIAALALRKPFRGRGVLRGSMLLPYVAPVVAVAFAWEVALSPQYGIVNEWGSKLLGWDDPIAFLSTRSYELNVLGAHFDIPLALLTVIVFEIWRYFPFAFLFLLARLQAVPESLEEAARVDGATPTQRFRHILLPQLMPVMALLCVLRFIMTFNKFDDVYLLTGGGSGTDVVAVRVYDFLTARYDVGAAAAQALVLAGVLVVLLGIYFMFFAKRVQEEGS
- a CDS encoding polyprenyl synthetase family protein, coding for MLGTQVMQNGTGILTGRPQTGTPPTAGPHVDRDVTAAVEQVLGRYVRERVHEASRVDARFAADVAEQLAQFVIRGGKRLRAGFLWWGWRASGGTTDGEEAEAALRLGAAIELIQGCALVHDDVMDESPVRRGAPAVHAAFAQAHTTKGMRGSSAAFGTAAAILAGDLALSWADDLMTSTALMSPQGPRVHREWQAMRTELVAGQYLDMHAQATGSSSVVEAVRIAGLKSALYTVERPLALGAALAGADDRTTDALRSAGRCAGIAFQLRDDLIGAFGDPASTGKPSGDDLREGKATYLRAVAVHLAATGGRKDVADALNPRGEGRSLTDDAVDRLRQAIESTGAPAVVEEKIHRLVELSVRHLESLDSEPHIVGELTGLVGRAAGVQPNRTGERA